Proteins from a genomic interval of Rubinisphaera italica:
- a CDS encoding type II and III secretion system protein family protein, protein MQPFAATARNLTCRLWNRGRTALCQSAGNLLQKSIGRCTGLKSGLVAMTVCLGVFQTAQAQSDYPEDGRGNTFHIVSNRNEMILTERFARVLELDSRITRVDGFDPAILSVQALTPHRIRLQAAASGVTTLILVDEFDKTYEIEVFVEGDVRHLQSYINRFFPDSSVTAVKVKDSIVLRGVVSDPSHISQITEVAEEFYPKVINHMQFGAANQVRLQVRIMEAQRSRIRKLGFNWSLLTGSGYVASSPGNLGSPSSVTLNQGGGNSLIHGGASLSDSTISFGLVGTGGIFRGFLEALKQEGLLRILVETSVVADSGRPASLLSGGEFPILVPQALGTTTVEWREFGVKLEAVPIVLGQGQVILEIAPEFSERDFANAATLNSTVIPAITTRRANTQVRMKFGQTLMIGGLIATRYTAETDKVPFLGELPGIGAAFRRVRYDENETELIILVTPEYVAPLDPCQVPEGGPGAFSDIPTDRELYRHGIIEVPNYGGPTPPGFGQEAMMYDNHGGYCPPNEGYEMMEPHSMGQPTYQMLPPNGDELMPPAESYKAPPYVPESMPHPTHGTSAEPMPLLPMPGEPSQPMNLDSSIPAVPKLPPAMPTTQVDADDDIWAPARGRSNVQLTEGYESPMIETNATYAVHKSKSETQAPPALIAPQKRSSGQESQVSAPNP, encoded by the coding sequence ATGCAACCGTTCGCAGCAACTGCCAGAAATTTGACCTGCCGCCTCTGGAACAGAGGGCGTACTGCCCTGTGCCAGTCGGCTGGAAATCTGCTCCAGAAATCAATCGGTCGTTGCACGGGTCTGAAAAGTGGCCTGGTCGCGATGACCGTCTGTTTGGGAGTCTTTCAGACCGCTCAAGCACAATCCGACTATCCCGAAGATGGTCGTGGAAACACATTTCATATCGTTTCCAATCGCAACGAAATGATTCTGACCGAACGATTTGCTCGAGTCCTGGAACTGGATAGTCGGATCACACGTGTGGATGGATTTGATCCTGCGATCTTATCGGTCCAGGCCCTCACGCCACATCGCATCCGACTTCAAGCCGCCGCTTCAGGAGTTACGACACTGATTCTCGTTGATGAATTCGACAAGACTTACGAAATTGAAGTGTTTGTCGAAGGAGATGTGCGGCATCTGCAATCTTACATCAATCGCTTCTTCCCAGATTCCTCCGTCACCGCTGTCAAAGTGAAAGACAGTATCGTCTTACGAGGAGTCGTTTCAGATCCTTCGCACATCTCGCAAATTACCGAAGTGGCTGAGGAATTTTATCCTAAAGTGATTAACCATATGCAATTTGGAGCCGCCAACCAGGTGCGTTTGCAGGTTCGCATTATGGAAGCTCAACGCTCCCGAATTCGCAAACTTGGCTTCAACTGGTCGTTACTGACCGGCAGTGGATATGTCGCGAGTAGTCCGGGTAATCTGGGAAGCCCATCGAGCGTAACACTAAATCAAGGTGGTGGAAATTCATTGATTCATGGTGGTGCGAGTCTGTCCGATTCCACAATCAGCTTTGGACTTGTTGGTACTGGTGGAATTTTCCGAGGGTTCCTCGAAGCTCTCAAGCAGGAAGGTCTGTTAAGAATACTGGTAGAAACCTCCGTGGTTGCCGACAGCGGTCGACCAGCCTCACTGCTTTCTGGTGGTGAATTCCCGATTCTAGTACCGCAGGCTCTGGGAACAACTACAGTGGAATGGCGTGAATTTGGTGTCAAGCTCGAAGCCGTGCCGATTGTTCTAGGACAGGGGCAGGTCATTCTGGAAATTGCTCCTGAATTCAGTGAACGAGATTTCGCTAATGCGGCGACTTTGAACAGCACTGTCATTCCTGCGATTACAACACGACGGGCCAATACTCAAGTCCGCATGAAGTTTGGCCAAACGTTGATGATTGGCGGATTGATCGCGACAAGATACACCGCCGAAACGGATAAAGTGCCATTCCTGGGTGAACTTCCCGGAATTGGAGCCGCGTTCCGACGTGTCCGTTACGATGAAAACGAAACCGAATTGATCATTCTGGTGACTCCAGAATACGTTGCCCCACTGGATCCATGTCAGGTTCCCGAGGGTGGCCCCGGAGCGTTCTCCGACATTCCGACAGATCGTGAACTCTATCGACATGGCATCATCGAAGTCCCCAACTACGGTGGACCGACTCCTCCAGGCTTTGGACAGGAAGCAATGATGTACGATAATCATGGCGGCTACTGCCCTCCAAACGAGGGATATGAAATGATGGAGCCCCACTCGATGGGTCAGCCAACCTATCAAATGCTACCTCCGAATGGTGATGAGTTGATGCCACCTGCGGAATCGTACAAAGCGCCCCCTTATGTACCAGAATCAATGCCACATCCAACTCATGGTACATCTGCTGAGCCGATGCCATTATTGCCAATGCCGGGAGAACCTTCCCAGCCAATGAACCTGGACTCGAGCATCCCAGCGGTACCAAAATTACCACCAGCCATGCCGACCACTCAAGTGGACGCCGATGATGATATCTGGGCACCAGCTCGAGGCCGGAGTAATGTCCAACTGACCGAAGGCTATGAATCACCAATGATCGAAACGAACGCAACATACGCAGTTCACAAATCCAAGTCCGAAACCCAGGCTCCACCCGCGTTGATCGCTCCTCAAAAGCGAAGTAGCGGGCAAGAGTCACAGGTATCTGCCCCGAATCCTTAG
- the cpaB gene encoding Flp pilus assembly protein CpaB codes for MKMKTVVVLAFAVACGLIAMMGVQQMIAQKSNENADVPVKVLVASMDISPGVLLSEHNCEFKEYPTNVVPADAILTKEDYHDRGLLVPVTAGDIIRGSKLGGRGEIAASASIPMGMRTISIQVNDTKTHSGLIQPGDRVDLQISYSVRNASGLLITKTATLLEYIEVFASDSIRNLEAGESKEIKAKNISFLVTPEQSKLVQLANTRGELIPIMRSKEDSEITQSPEEIQTLISELKSGMMQEQDLVVEKKEDKEKQEPQSAAQAFKNFLSGQMAEAKPKPAPKPVDKPVEEPKPSNMWKIQIYAGEELIEQEVALPVSMTSGPNFGGQIDQTFEQEPAPVSQKIIEKPIQKEMSVEEPDLITEQPSVQHLEPKQTGVLPNGLQNLLNSFMGSSSENKDQDHQEALEFHDQFEPAETEAEEFRFPTEF; via the coding sequence ATGAAGATGAAAACCGTTGTCGTCCTGGCATTTGCGGTCGCATGCGGCCTGATTGCCATGATGGGTGTCCAGCAAATGATCGCACAAAAATCCAACGAGAATGCCGACGTCCCAGTCAAAGTGCTGGTGGCTTCTATGGATATTTCGCCCGGCGTTTTGCTGAGCGAACACAATTGTGAGTTCAAGGAATACCCAACGAATGTTGTCCCGGCTGATGCCATTCTGACAAAGGAAGATTATCACGATCGTGGATTACTTGTGCCTGTGACAGCAGGTGACATCATTCGCGGATCGAAACTGGGGGGGCGTGGAGAGATTGCCGCATCAGCCAGTATTCCCATGGGAATGAGAACGATTTCAATTCAAGTGAACGACACAAAGACTCATAGTGGTTTAATCCAACCGGGAGATCGAGTCGATCTGCAGATTTCATACAGTGTGAGAAATGCCAGTGGATTATTAATCACGAAAACGGCAACTTTGCTGGAATACATTGAAGTTTTCGCTTCCGATTCGATTCGAAATCTGGAAGCCGGCGAATCCAAAGAGATTAAAGCAAAAAACATTTCGTTCCTGGTGACACCAGAACAATCCAAACTGGTTCAGCTTGCCAATACACGTGGCGAATTGATTCCAATTATGCGAAGCAAGGAAGACAGTGAAATCACCCAGAGCCCGGAAGAAATCCAGACCCTAATATCCGAGTTAAAGTCGGGCATGATGCAGGAACAGGATCTGGTCGTCGAGAAGAAAGAAGACAAGGAAAAGCAGGAACCTCAAAGTGCAGCTCAGGCCTTCAAGAATTTTCTGAGTGGACAAATGGCCGAAGCAAAACCAAAACCTGCTCCAAAACCGGTCGACAAACCAGTCGAAGAACCCAAGCCGAGCAATATGTGGAAGATTCAGATTTATGCAGGCGAAGAATTGATCGAGCAGGAAGTTGCTTTGCCGGTATCAATGACTTCAGGCCCGAATTTTGGTGGCCAGATCGATCAAACATTTGAGCAGGAACCTGCACCCGTTTCGCAGAAAATCATTGAGAAACCCATTCAGAAAGAAATGTCGGTTGAGGAGCCTGATCTGATCACAGAACAGCCATCTGTCCAACATCTGGAACCCAAACAGACAGGAGTACTGCCCAACGGTTTGCAGAATCTGCTGAACTCGTTCATGGGAAGTTCTTCTGAAAATAAAGATCAGGATCATCAGGAAGCTCTTGAATTTCACGATCAATTTGAACCCGCTGAAACCGAAGCCGAAGAGTTTCGATTTCCTACTGAATTTTAA
- a CDS encoding A24 family peptidase, producing MDWQFLLENWHVKLVAVVLIVAAWIDGKELRVPNWITFPMVLSGLIYSTYMAGWIGLGDGLWGMTVGLLTLLPLYAVGGMGAGDVKLMAGIGAWLGATVTWYAFCVSVIVGAIMAVIMVLYRRSWEKHYNNFLMIVFEFFVVRKPSELYKIASERKPQMLLLPYGIPICIGSIAYFFYAGMI from the coding sequence ATGGATTGGCAATTTTTACTGGAAAACTGGCACGTCAAACTGGTTGCGGTCGTACTGATTGTCGCTGCCTGGATTGATGGCAAAGAATTACGCGTTCCCAACTGGATTACATTTCCGATGGTCCTGAGTGGTTTGATTTACTCCACTTATATGGCCGGCTGGATTGGCCTGGGGGATGGCCTGTGGGGGATGACTGTTGGTCTGCTCACACTGCTGCCATTGTATGCGGTTGGCGGAATGGGAGCTGGAGACGTCAAACTGATGGCTGGCATTGGTGCCTGGCTGGGTGCGACAGTGACCTGGTACGCATTCTGCGTTTCCGTCATCGTGGGTGCGATTATGGCTGTGATTATGGTCCTGTACCGTCGCAGCTGGGAAAAACATTACAACAACTTCCTGATGATTGTGTTCGAGTTTTTCGTTGTCCGTAAGCCCAGCGAACTGTACAAAATCGCCTCCGAGCGAAAACCACAGATGCTGCTGCTGCCTTACGGAATTCCGATCTGCATCGGCTCAATCGCCTACTTCTTCTACGCAGGCATGATTTAA
- a CDS encoding peroxidase family protein has product MSPWNQSARCQRRRKTFARNNTIESCEQRVLLSGSPMIEIANIDGTGNNLINPELGSVGEQLLRLTTPEYSDGISSLAGDERASAREVSNAVVSQTESITNDRHLTDYIWIWGQFIDHDIDLTDGGELGEQANIAVPTGDPYFDPDGSGTELIELTRSQFDETTGTDSGNPRQQTNSITAFLDGSVIYGSDEERAAALRTFSGGKLKTSDGDLLPFNEEGLPNAGGTSSSLFLAGDVRANENIALTSMQTLWVREHNRIADELAQQHPDWNDEEIYQQARSIVRAELQAITYNEFLPALLGQGAIDDYSGYDASVNPGIANVFSTAAYRLGHSLLSPELLRLNSDGSVADEGSIALQNAFFRPDQLVATGIDSLLQGAGAQLAQELDNFVIDDVRNFLFGPPGSGGFDLASLNIQRGRDHGLADYNQTRVDFGLSAVTSFEEISSNPDVVAALMSVYDSVDEIDVWVGMLAEDHVSGSSVGELMQVVLVDQFTRLRDGDRFWYQNLLGGQALKRVEQTTLADVIERNSNVENLQSNVFYDPSVLYFKVPDNGQQYSLHVRVDRGDVEIMDRFSRRVLASQSAETVEQIIIVGRDGQQDRIFIDNSVNQKQVADGVVAWGGHGVGDSLSVSGTNRNDRIEIQSDQVEVNGQSLKYAGFEKLNVLGGRGNDRISAGGRELNVTLNIYGGHGNDHIVGSAGNDQLFGQKGNDRIFGLAGNDRIEGGSGNDFLSGGEGHDRIKGGPGNDRIQQDDRKPAKKNHPKPNIDRVGSVVPSNDNVMNYDTKNKEKKCQTTSSQQPSSQMLERFEKLGAAMLKNLFQHT; this is encoded by the coding sequence ATGTCACCCTGGAATCAGTCTGCGCGCTGCCAACGTCGTCGAAAAACTTTTGCACGAAACAACACCATTGAATCGTGCGAACAGCGCGTGCTTTTAAGTGGTAGTCCAATGATTGAAATCGCAAATATCGATGGCACGGGAAATAATCTGATCAATCCCGAACTCGGCAGTGTTGGCGAACAGTTACTGCGGTTGACCACACCTGAATATAGTGATGGTATTTCCAGCCTAGCTGGAGATGAGCGAGCCAGTGCACGTGAAGTGAGTAATGCAGTAGTCAGTCAGACCGAATCTATCACGAATGATCGCCACCTGACCGATTACATCTGGATCTGGGGCCAGTTTATCGATCACGATATCGACCTGACAGACGGAGGGGAGCTGGGAGAACAGGCTAATATTGCTGTACCAACTGGAGATCCGTATTTTGACCCTGATGGTTCGGGAACTGAACTGATTGAATTAACTCGTTCCCAGTTTGATGAAACCACCGGAACCGACAGCGGTAACCCCCGTCAGCAAACCAACAGTATCACCGCGTTTCTGGATGGTTCGGTCATCTATGGTTCCGATGAAGAAAGAGCAGCGGCTCTGCGGACTTTCTCGGGCGGGAAACTGAAGACCAGCGATGGCGATTTGCTCCCCTTCAATGAAGAGGGCTTGCCTAATGCAGGCGGAACATCCTCCAGTTTATTCCTGGCCGGTGATGTTCGTGCCAATGAAAATATTGCTCTGACTTCCATGCAAACCCTCTGGGTACGAGAGCACAATCGCATTGCCGACGAACTCGCTCAGCAACACCCCGACTGGAACGATGAAGAAATTTATCAGCAGGCACGCAGTATCGTAAGAGCTGAATTGCAAGCCATTACTTACAACGAATTCCTTCCCGCGTTACTTGGTCAAGGAGCGATTGATGACTATTCGGGTTACGATGCCAGTGTGAATCCTGGAATTGCCAATGTCTTCTCAACAGCGGCCTATCGTCTGGGACATAGCTTGCTATCACCAGAACTGTTGCGACTGAACAGCGATGGCAGTGTCGCCGATGAAGGAAGCATCGCCTTACAGAATGCATTTTTCCGTCCCGATCAATTGGTGGCAACCGGAATTGATTCCCTGCTTCAGGGAGCCGGAGCACAGCTTGCTCAGGAGTTGGATAATTTTGTCATCGATGATGTCCGTAATTTTCTGTTCGGCCCTCCGGGCTCGGGTGGATTCGACCTGGCCTCTTTGAATATTCAGCGGGGCCGCGACCACGGACTGGCGGATTACAATCAGACACGCGTCGATTTTGGTCTGAGTGCCGTGACCAGCTTTGAAGAGATTTCCTCCAATCCCGACGTCGTTGCCGCTTTGATGTCGGTTTACGATTCAGTGGACGAAATCGATGTCTGGGTGGGGATGCTGGCCGAAGATCATGTTTCGGGTTCGAGTGTCGGCGAGTTAATGCAAGTCGTGCTCGTTGATCAGTTCACTCGACTTCGTGATGGGGATCGCTTCTGGTATCAAAATCTACTCGGTGGTCAGGCTCTCAAGCGAGTTGAACAGACCACTCTGGCAGATGTCATTGAACGTAACTCGAATGTTGAAAATTTGCAGTCCAATGTATTCTATGATCCTTCAGTCCTGTATTTCAAAGTTCCCGACAACGGCCAGCAGTATTCGCTGCACGTGCGGGTCGATCGAGGCGATGTGGAAATCATGGATCGTTTTTCCCGAAGAGTGCTCGCCAGTCAATCTGCTGAAACCGTCGAACAGATTATTATCGTTGGCCGGGATGGTCAGCAGGATCGGATCTTTATCGACAATAGCGTGAATCAGAAACAAGTTGCCGATGGAGTTGTTGCCTGGGGTGGCCATGGGGTCGGCGACTCGCTCTCCGTTTCTGGGACAAACCGGAATGATCGTATTGAAATTCAATCCGATCAAGTCGAGGTGAATGGACAGAGTTTGAAGTATGCAGGCTTTGAGAAATTGAATGTCCTGGGCGGTAGAGGGAATGATCGCATTTCAGCTGGTGGCAGGGAATTGAATGTGACATTGAATATTTATGGCGGTCATGGCAATGATCATATTGTCGGCAGTGCTGGAAACGATCAACTCTTTGGTCAGAAAGGAAACGATCGAATTTTCGGGCTCGCCGGGAACGATCGGATCGAGGGGGGAAGCGGAAATGACTTCCTGTCGGGGGGTGAAGGACATGATAGGATTAAAGGAGGTCCCGGAAACGATCGCATTCAACAGGATGATCGCAAACCAGCGAAAAAGAATCATCCCAAGCCAAATATTGATCGAGTTGGTTCAGTCGTGCCATCGAATGACAATGTGATGAATTATGACACGAAGAATAAAGAGAAGAAATGTCAAACGACCAGTTCCCAACAGCCTTCTTCACAAATGCTTGAGCGGTTTGAGAAACTGGGAGCGGCGATGTTGAAGAACCTGTTTCAACATACTTGA
- a CDS encoding DnaA/Hda family protein, with translation MHAEDSFSPRLENWFVQIMSAEFEHTLLSLPENQFALAALDRILNPDPDFTPRLVMLQGPSGAGKSHAIYHTMTQFLERFEDVRYRSLPVYEFASLNLESATSGSSLPQLEQLAELDLLVCEELHFIERQTWLQKKLIVLIDDVLAHGGRVIFTSQIPVGEFQQSMPKLISRCHAGITATIELPEQHSRISLLHHFAEEREFFLSTQSAELLASRLPVSPRELYGVIMQLEAIYQIEQKELTPDVIHNFLELQHTGQSPTLSEIAKSVAREFGVTVKAIRSDTRERSLLIPRQTAMLLSRDLIQANYADIGKFYGNRSHSTVMHACQALVKKAIDSPELDSRLSHLRRQLQGLPSKPR, from the coding sequence ATGCACGCAGAAGATTCCTTTTCACCACGGCTGGAAAATTGGTTCGTACAAATTATGTCTGCCGAATTCGAGCATACTCTGTTGAGTTTGCCGGAAAATCAGTTCGCGCTGGCGGCTCTGGATCGCATTCTTAATCCCGATCCCGACTTCACGCCGCGTCTCGTCATGTTGCAGGGGCCGTCAGGTGCCGGGAAGTCTCATGCGATCTATCATACGATGACTCAGTTCCTCGAACGCTTTGAAGATGTTCGCTATCGGAGTCTACCCGTTTATGAGTTTGCATCCTTGAATCTGGAATCTGCTACTTCAGGATCTTCCCTTCCTCAGCTCGAACAATTGGCAGAACTCGATTTACTGGTTTGCGAAGAACTCCACTTTATCGAACGTCAAACCTGGCTGCAGAAGAAGCTGATCGTTCTGATTGACGATGTCCTGGCTCACGGGGGACGTGTGATTTTTACCAGCCAGATACCTGTCGGTGAATTTCAACAATCGATGCCCAAACTCATCAGCAGATGTCACGCCGGGATCACAGCCACGATTGAATTGCCCGAACAACATAGCCGCATCAGCCTACTGCATCACTTTGCCGAAGAACGGGAGTTTTTCCTTTCGACACAATCGGCAGAGCTACTGGCAAGCCGTCTCCCTGTCTCTCCGCGCGAACTCTATGGAGTCATTATGCAGCTCGAAGCGATTTATCAGATCGAGCAGAAAGAGCTGACTCCAGATGTCATTCACAATTTTCTCGAACTGCAACACACTGGCCAATCGCCAACATTGTCTGAAATCGCAAAATCGGTCGCTCGGGAATTTGGCGTGACTGTCAAGGCAATTCGTTCAGATACCCGGGAACGTAGCCTGTTGATTCCCCGACAAACCGCCATGCTCTTATCTCGCGATCTCATCCAGGCAAATTATGCCGACATCGGAAAATTCTACGGCAACCGCAGCCACAGCACCGTGATGCATGCCTGTCAGGCTCTCGTCAAAAAAGCGATCGACAGCCCCGAACTCGATTCCAGACTCTCCCACCTCCGCCGGCAACTCCAGGGATTACCTTCGAAACCGAGATAA
- the scpB gene encoding SMC-Scp complex subunit ScpB encodes METEPESSEAASQEGVFSEAAIEEAYQMALRASEEAGVMPPAPELLPEFNTECEAGAFAGESDAPVENAAVEESATETFRKPKLTAEQIIEALLFVGGEKLSAKKLAGFISHQCHDDTVRTHIETINKRYQIQKRPYEIILGKEGYQMALRPEFQRQRNFTFGLGPREVKLPPDALEVLSFIAFRQPLLKEDLETIDRPNVMSSLRQLIRRELVSAAKREDGTIEYRTTDRFLDIFGLSNLQDLPRAPDLNFK; translated from the coding sequence ATGGAAACGGAACCCGAATCTTCAGAAGCAGCATCGCAGGAAGGCGTTTTCAGCGAAGCAGCGATCGAAGAAGCTTATCAGATGGCATTACGAGCTTCCGAGGAAGCTGGAGTGATGCCTCCTGCGCCGGAGTTGTTGCCTGAATTCAATACTGAATGCGAAGCCGGAGCGTTTGCTGGTGAAAGCGATGCTCCTGTCGAGAATGCTGCCGTAGAAGAATCCGCAACGGAGACTTTCCGCAAACCAAAACTGACAGCCGAGCAGATTATTGAAGCGTTACTCTTTGTCGGCGGAGAAAAGCTCTCTGCCAAAAAACTGGCGGGTTTTATCAGTCATCAGTGCCATGACGATACTGTGCGTACTCATATCGAAACCATCAACAAACGCTATCAGATTCAGAAACGCCCCTACGAAATCATTCTTGGCAAAGAGGGGTACCAAATGGCATTACGTCCAGAGTTCCAACGCCAGCGAAACTTCACATTCGGCCTGGGACCTCGCGAAGTCAAATTGCCTCCCGATGCGTTGGAAGTCCTCTCATTCATTGCGTTTCGACAACCTCTCCTCAAAGAAGATCTGGAAACAATTGATCGGCCCAACGTGATGTCTTCACTGAGGCAATTAATTCGTCGCGAACTGGTCTCTGCTGCAAAACGAGAAGATGGCACTATCGAATATCGCACTACCGACCGCTTCCTCGATATTTTCGGGTTGAGCAATCTCCAGGATTTGCCACGAGCCCCGGATTTGAATTTCAAGTAG
- a CDS encoding DUF6795 domain-containing protein: MKHTRLQFLCLMSTLLMILGCGEGTDQLPLASVSGVLMKNGTPVPNAEIRFKPKTVKARMSQATTDENGVFELQYSQTDKGAVVGEHDVMVTIYGKRGPSEVEGQPGPPLQPPKEYVLGIKTIPEEGAENLTLEVPSRS, encoded by the coding sequence ATGAAACATACACGACTTCAATTCTTGTGTTTGATGTCTACACTCCTGATGATACTTGGCTGTGGCGAGGGAACAGATCAGTTACCACTGGCCAGTGTTTCTGGAGTGCTCATGAAGAATGGAACTCCGGTTCCCAATGCAGAAATTCGCTTCAAACCGAAAACGGTCAAAGCGAGAATGTCTCAGGCAACAACCGACGAGAATGGTGTCTTTGAACTGCAATATTCTCAAACCGACAAAGGGGCAGTGGTTGGTGAGCATGATGTGATGGTTACCATTTATGGAAAACGAGGCCCATCGGAAGTCGAAGGTCAACCGGGGCCCCCCTTGCAACCCCCTAAGGAATATGTCCTGGGAATAAAGACCATTCCGGAAGAAGGTGCTGAAAACCTCACTCTGGAAGTACCTTCCAGATCATAG
- a CDS encoding DUF1559 domain-containing protein has protein sequence MTLKRNAFTLIELLVVIAIIAILVALLLPAVQQAREAARRSSCKNNLKQIGLALHNYHDVHGCFPIASYRQPAGHSSASWLVRILPMLEQGAAYDQLTFNGSDFGGELGVDENWDTLSKLRAPTIICPSSPMPETVSKDISTKPTKTTYPAAPNNYVVQTSNYVGISGAFSAIDPTTGTLSGTPPSFYWTGYGGMTATGIIVPAGHADSRVRFRNVTDGTSNTMAVAEQSGYYINGSGIEEDRRSSNTWGGAWGGDTSGWTGSPTAYWSNATTIRYEINQADLPWWAVVEGAPNAPLTSAHDGGMQIVMTDGSVRFVSENINFTTLVGLCHRNDNHVLGEL, from the coding sequence ATGACATTAAAACGAAATGCGTTCACTTTGATTGAGCTACTTGTTGTTATCGCGATCATCGCGATATTGGTTGCCTTATTGCTACCAGCCGTACAACAGGCCCGTGAAGCCGCCCGGCGATCCAGCTGTAAAAATAATTTAAAACAGATTGGACTGGCGTTGCACAACTATCACGATGTGCACGGATGTTTTCCGATTGCCAGCTATCGACAGCCAGCCGGGCACAGTTCTGCATCCTGGCTCGTACGTATACTGCCGATGCTGGAACAGGGAGCCGCATACGATCAATTGACATTCAACGGTTCCGACTTTGGCGGTGAATTAGGAGTCGATGAAAACTGGGACACACTCAGCAAGTTGCGAGCGCCTACAATCATTTGCCCATCATCGCCGATGCCGGAAACAGTCTCCAAGGATATTTCAACCAAACCTACTAAAACGACCTATCCAGCAGCGCCAAACAACTATGTCGTTCAAACATCAAACTATGTTGGAATTTCAGGGGCATTTAGTGCAATCGACCCTACAACTGGAACGCTCAGTGGTACTCCACCATCTTTCTACTGGACTGGATATGGTGGGATGACCGCGACCGGGATTATCGTCCCTGCTGGACATGCAGACTCCAGAGTCCGTTTCCGAAATGTGACCGATGGAACAAGTAACACAATGGCTGTGGCAGAACAGTCTGGGTATTACATCAATGGTTCAGGAATTGAAGAAGATCGTCGATCTTCAAATACCTGGGGTGGAGCGTGGGGTGGCGATACAAGTGGCTGGACTGGAAGTCCAACCGCCTACTGGTCTAATGCGACGACCATTCGCTACGAAATTAATCAAGCTGATCTCCCATGGTGGGCTGTTGTTGAAGGGGCACCGAATGCACCGCTCACCTCTGCACACGATGGGGGAATGCAAATTGTCATGACAGATGGTTCTGTTCGTTTTGTCAGTGAAAACATTAACTTTACGACCCTGGTTGGGCTTTGCCATCGCAATGACAATCATGTCTTAGGTGAGTTATAA